A region of Halalkaliarchaeum desulfuricum DNA encodes the following proteins:
- a CDS encoding SAM hydrolase/SAM-dependent halogenase family protein produces the protein MITLSSDFGSPYPAAMKGVIFRRTDARIVDVAHDLPRQDVRAAGFWLRFVLPEFPPVVHCAVIDPGVGTERDAIVIRVGGHALVGPDNGSLVPPARALADEDSADRGSGGASSEADCRDAGFEVFVYRPESPASSTFHGRDVFAPLAAEVHETGISTIEEIDGVEPAESFVDLRFPEPEPIDGPKTADWTAETADGIAGEVLVVDGFGNAITNVPGTAAEGRDRAVVNGMSVPIVDTFADVDPGSCLLTVGSHGYLECDVREGRGDEAFDLGPGDRVEIVFPPTDDGSGDGLEELRNG, from the coding sequence ATGATCACGCTCAGTTCGGACTTCGGATCGCCGTACCCTGCCGCGATGAAGGGGGTGATCTTCCGGCGGACGGACGCTCGAATCGTCGACGTAGCCCACGATCTTCCGCGTCAGGACGTCCGGGCGGCAGGCTTCTGGCTCCGGTTCGTTCTCCCGGAGTTTCCGCCCGTAGTCCATTGTGCGGTGATCGATCCCGGAGTCGGGACCGAAAGGGACGCGATCGTCATCCGGGTGGGCGGCCACGCGCTCGTGGGGCCGGACAATGGATCGCTCGTTCCGCCCGCTCGAGCGCTCGCAGACGAAGACTCCGCCGACCGTGGATCCGGCGGAGCCAGTTCGGAAGCCGACTGCAGAGACGCCGGTTTCGAGGTGTTCGTCTATCGTCCCGAGAGTCCGGCCTCGTCGACGTTTCACGGACGGGACGTCTTCGCGCCGCTTGCCGCGGAAGTCCACGAAACAGGGATCTCGACGATCGAAGAGATCGACGGTGTGGAACCCGCCGAGTCGTTCGTCGATCTCCGATTTCCCGAACCGGAACCGATCGACGGCCCAAAAACGGCCGACTGGACGGCGGAAACCGCCGACGGGATCGCTGGCGAGGTCCTCGTGGTCGACGGATTCGGCAACGCCATCACCAACGTTCCAGGGACCGCCGCCGAGGGCCGTGACCGGGCCGTCGTGAACGGGATGTCGGTGCCGATCGTGGACACGTTCGCGGACGTCGATCCGGGGAGCTGTCTCCTTACGGTTGGAAGCCACGGCTATCTCGAGTGTGACGTCCGCGAAGGCAGAGGGGACGAGGCGTTCGACCTCGGGCCGGGCGATCGAGTCGAGATCGTGTTCCCCCCGACGGACGAC